From Blastocatellia bacterium, a single genomic window includes:
- a CDS encoding multiheme c-type cytochrome, with protein sequence MCRWWRLYPAGMAFVVVAFSLLGRDDGIAGVGASGVTGAAPVQCVECHKKVTPNIVSDWQLSKHSQNDIDCAVCHGDEHTSAEDVAKVKIPTPETCALCHEAQVQQFKSGKHAFAWAAMKAMPTTHALPVALREGMKGCGGCHKIGLKTEAEIKELKAMGAGFGVASCDACHTRHTFSVTEARQPQACQTCHMGFDHPQWEMYSSSKHGVRYLLKQNKTLPEMVAAPTCQTCHMQEGNHAVRTAWGFLAVRLPLPEDKQWAADQTTILQALGVLDPEGKPTPRLDVVKAADVARLTHDDWQKERDKMVKTCNQCHSLNFAKAELEKGDQMIKEADRLLAEAIRTVAGLYKDGILKKPASYAYAFPDLLTFHDAPTPIEQKLFVMHLEHRMRAFQGTFHANPDYALWYGWSEMKRDLSEIKAMADELRRTHQPRKR encoded by the coding sequence ATGTGCCGATGGTGGAGACTCTACCCTGCTGGAATGGCCTTCGTGGTCGTTGCATTCTCGTTGTTGGGGCGCGACGACGGCATAGCCGGGGTAGGCGCTTCCGGAGTGACGGGAGCCGCCCCCGTGCAATGCGTCGAGTGCCATAAGAAAGTCACGCCCAATATCGTCTCGGATTGGCAATTGAGCAAGCACAGTCAGAATGATATTGATTGCGCCGTCTGTCACGGGGATGAGCACACATCCGCTGAGGATGTCGCCAAGGTGAAGATTCCCACACCGGAAACCTGCGCGCTCTGCCATGAAGCGCAGGTGCAGCAATTCAAAAGCGGCAAGCATGCGTTTGCCTGGGCGGCGATGAAAGCCATGCCCACGACGCATGCGCTGCCGGTCGCGCTGCGCGAAGGGATGAAGGGCTGTGGCGGCTGCCACAAGATCGGACTCAAGACCGAAGCCGAGATCAAAGAACTGAAGGCGATGGGAGCCGGTTTCGGCGTCGCCTCCTGTGATGCCTGCCACACGCGGCATACGTTCTCGGTGACGGAGGCGCGGCAGCCACAAGCCTGCCAGACCTGCCACATGGGCTTTGACCATCCGCAATGGGAAATGTACTCCTCGTCCAAGCACGGCGTGCGCTATTTGCTCAAGCAAAACAAGACGCTTCCGGAAATGGTCGCCGCGCCCACCTGCCAGACCTGCCACATGCAAGAAGGCAACCATGCCGTGCGAACGGCCTGGGGATTTCTGGCCGTGCGGTTGCCTCTGCCGGAGGATAAGCAGTGGGCCGCCGATCAAACGACGATTCTTCAGGCGCTCGGCGTGCTCGACCCTGAAGGCAAGCCGACGCCGCGACTTGATGTGGTCAAGGCCGCCGATGTGGCCCGGCTGACGCACGACGACTGGCAAAAAGAACGCGACAAGATGGTGAAGACCTGCAACCAATGCCACTCGCTCAACTTCGCCAAAGCGGAGTTAGAAAAGGGCGATCAGATGATCAAAGAGGCCGATCGGCTGCTGGCCGAAGCCATTCGCACGGTGGCCGGACTGTATAAAGACGGCATCCTGAAAAAGCCCGCTTCCTATGCCTATGCCTTTCCCGATCTGCTCACCTTCCACGATGCGCCGACCCCGATCGAGCAGAAGCTGTTCGTCATGCATCTGGAACACCGGATGCGGGCGTTTCAGGGAACATTTCACGCCAACCCGGACTACGCGCTCTGGTATGGCTGGAGCGAAATGAAGCGAGACCTGAGCGAAATCAAGGCGATGGCCGATGAATTGCGCCGAACCCATCAACCACGCAAGAGATGA
- a CDS encoding Uma2 family endonuclease, translating to MFSEEDAVAPDIIWVSKDRLNIIDLESGTLRGAPGLIVEVLSPGPENERQDKRTKLQLYSRHGAKEYWVVDWQMKTIEVYRRRGTSLRLSCTLREEDTLTSSLRLFRKGGRTVSLTPK from the coding sequence GTGTTCAGCGAAGAAGATGCGGTTGCTCCCGATATCATCTGGGTGAGCAAGGATCGGCTGAATATCATTGACCTTGAGAGCGGGACGTTGCGCGGTGCGCCTGGTTTGATCGTCGAGGTGCTGTCTCCCGGGCCGGAGAATGAACGGCAGGATAAACGAACCAAGCTCCAGCTTTACAGTCGCCACGGGGCGAAAGAGTACTGGGTTGTGGATTGGCAGATGAAAACCATTGAGGTCTATCGTCGCCGGGGAACATCGCTTCGATTGAGTTGTACGCTAAGGGAAGAGGACACCCTGACATCCTCCCTCCGGCTTTTCCGTAAAGGTGGAAGAACTGTTTCGCTGACGCCGAAGTAG
- a CDS encoding Uma2 family endonuclease, which translates to MASAIKLTIADLEALPENGNRYELIEGELYVSTQPHWFHQRVWGELFTALSVWSKKNRTGSGSLSSRSRVQRRRCGCSRYHLGEQGSAEYH; encoded by the coding sequence ATGGCGTCAGCAATCAAACTGACCATCGCCGACCTGGAAGCGCTCCCCGAAAATGGTAACCGGTATGAGCTCATCGAAGGAGAACTCTACGTGTCCACGCAACCTCATTGGTTTCATCAACGCGTCTGGGGTGAGCTGTTCACGGCCCTAAGCGTTTGGAGCAAAAAAAACCGGACGGGGAGTGGCAGTCTTAGCTCCCGGAGTCGTGTTCAGCGAAGAAGATGCGGTTGCTCCCGATATCATCTGGGTGAGCAAGGATCGGCTGAATATCATTGA